The Egicoccus sp. AB-alg6-2 genome contains a region encoding:
- a CDS encoding Gfo/Idh/MocA family protein — protein sequence MVTNLGVGIVGSGFIGNFHVQSWVGVRGADIVAIQSRNADTARALADRCRALDVGDPTTTDDVRELVRDPRVQAIWMTAPNHVRVEMVEAICEEVAAGRAELIGMAIEKPLARTYAEAKRVVDALEGAGILGGYLENQVFAPGLTRAQEIVWARGASVAGAPYLARSAEEHSGPHRGWFWDGRHQGGGVLSDMMCHSIEAGRHLLSPPGTPKADWLKPIAVSASIAGLKWSRPRYADELAQRYPGEVDYRRHPAEDYARATVTFENGDGDLVIAEASTSWSFVGAGLRLSFEMLGPEYSMALNTLDTPAKIFLSRALQGEEGEDLVEKQNAEQGLMPLIEDEALTYGYTDENRHMVQAFRRGELPRESVRDGLVVTELLMASYLSAELGETVDLTKADVTDFVPRVAQGTWDPRSVPSR from the coding sequence ATCGTGACGAACTTGGGTGTCGGCATCGTCGGCAGCGGATTCATCGGCAACTTCCACGTCCAGAGCTGGGTCGGGGTCCGCGGCGCGGACATCGTCGCGATCCAGAGCCGCAACGCCGACACGGCACGGGCACTGGCGGACCGCTGCCGTGCACTCGACGTCGGTGATCCCACCACGACCGACGACGTGCGGGAACTCGTCCGCGACCCGCGCGTGCAGGCGATCTGGATGACCGCACCCAACCACGTGCGTGTCGAGATGGTCGAGGCGATCTGCGAGGAGGTCGCGGCCGGCCGGGCCGAGTTGATCGGCATGGCGATCGAGAAGCCGCTCGCGCGCACCTACGCCGAGGCCAAGCGGGTGGTCGACGCCCTCGAGGGGGCAGGCATCCTCGGCGGCTACCTCGAGAACCAGGTGTTCGCGCCCGGTCTCACCCGGGCCCAGGAGATCGTCTGGGCCCGCGGCGCCTCGGTCGCCGGTGCGCCCTACCTGGCCCGCAGCGCCGAGGAGCACTCCGGCCCGCACCGCGGCTGGTTCTGGGACGGCCGGCACCAGGGCGGCGGGGTGCTGTCCGACATGATGTGCCACTCGATCGAGGCGGGTCGCCACCTGCTGAGCCCGCCGGGGACGCCGAAGGCGGACTGGCTCAAGCCGATCGCCGTCAGCGCCAGCATCGCCGGGCTCAAGTGGAGCCGCCCGCGTTATGCCGACGAGTTGGCGCAGCGCTATCCCGGCGAGGTCGACTACCGCCGCCACCCGGCTGAGGACTACGCCCGCGCGACGGTCACCTTCGAGAACGGCGACGGGGACCTGGTGATCGCCGAGGCGAGCACCTCGTGGAGCTTCGTGGGCGCCGGTCTGCGGCTGTCGTTCGAGATGCTCGGCCCGGAGTACTCGATGGCGCTCAACACCCTCGACACCCCGGCGAAGATCTTCCTCTCGCGCGCCCTGCAGGGCGAAGAGGGGGAGGATCTCGTCGAGAAGCAGAACGCCGAACAGGGCCTGATGCCGTTGATCGAGGACGAGGCGCTCACGTACGGCTACACCGACGAGAACCGGCACATGGTGCAGGCGTTCAGGCGGGGCGAGCTGCCCCGCGAGAGCGTCAGGGACGGCCTCGTGGTGACCGAACTCCTGATGGCGTCGTACCTGTCGGCCGAGCTGGGCGAGACCGTGGACCTCACGAAGGCGGACGTGACCGACTTCGTGCCCCGCGTGGCGCAGGGGACCTGGGACCCGCGCAGTGTCCCGTCACGCTGA
- a CDS encoding ABC transporter permease, producing the protein MSTDLRPPDTSDRDGGAQRGQPLLRILRQPVVLAAGVAVLLFVVGQLVAPGFASYGSVMNTLRVAAFLGVIAAGQTIVILAGGEGIDLSVGKVATLAAIVVAQVTGGSDERLWFGIVAALVACAVIGMLNGIGVAYLRIPPLVMTLGMIGVVEGVIRLYSGGQPEGRAAPGLAGIVNARTFGGIRGSVWLWLAVGVLVVVLLRRTTFGRRIYALGANRDAAYFSAVNVRPNLVAVYTTSSLFAAVGGIMLLGYSGTVSISLADGYMLPSIAAVVIGGTTLAGGVGGYAGTAIGAVVLQTLNSLLTALRMEPAGRQVVNGVILIVLLSLYGRQRRLRS; encoded by the coding sequence ATGAGCACCGACCTGCGCCCGCCAGACACCAGCGACCGTGACGGCGGCGCCCAGCGTGGGCAGCCACTGCTGCGCATCCTGCGCCAACCGGTCGTGCTCGCCGCCGGCGTCGCCGTGCTGTTGTTCGTCGTCGGCCAACTCGTCGCCCCCGGCTTCGCCTCGTACGGGTCGGTGATGAACACCCTGCGCGTCGCGGCGTTCCTCGGCGTCATCGCGGCTGGCCAGACCATCGTGATCCTCGCCGGCGGGGAGGGCATCGACCTGTCGGTCGGCAAGGTGGCCACCCTCGCTGCGATCGTGGTCGCCCAGGTCACCGGCGGCAGCGACGAGCGGTTGTGGTTCGGCATCGTGGCCGCGCTGGTGGCGTGCGCCGTGATCGGCATGCTCAACGGCATCGGCGTCGCCTACCTGCGGATCCCGCCGCTGGTGATGACCCTCGGCATGATCGGCGTCGTCGAAGGCGTCATCCGGCTGTACTCGGGGGGACAACCGGAGGGTCGCGCGGCACCCGGACTGGCGGGGATCGTCAACGCGCGCACGTTCGGTGGGATCCGTGGCTCGGTGTGGCTGTGGCTCGCCGTCGGCGTGCTGGTCGTCGTGCTCCTGCGGCGCACGACCTTCGGGCGGCGGATCTACGCCCTGGGCGCCAACCGCGACGCCGCGTACTTCTCCGCGGTGAACGTGCGTCCCAACCTCGTCGCCGTCTACACGACGTCGAGCCTGTTCGCCGCCGTGGGCGGCATCATGCTGCTGGGCTACAGCGGCACGGTGTCCATCAGCCTCGCCGACGGCTACATGCTCCCGAGCATCGCGGCCGTGGTGATCGGCGGCACCACCCTGGCCGGCGGTGTCGGCGGCTACGCGGGCACCGCGATCGGCGCGGTCGTCCTGCAGACGCTCAACAGCCTGCTGACCGCCCTGCGCATGGAGCCCGCGGGTCGACAGGTCGTCAACGGCGTCATTCTGATCGTCCTGCTCTCGCTCTACGGCCGGCAACGCCGGCTGCGCTCGTGA
- a CDS encoding ABC transporter permease, which produces MSEPSATPTTRSEPPHRALPARGVEWLLQGRLPTATAFVLLAITLGVNLVVSPNFLTAFNLRSVFASAVPLAAVAVGQTIIVLGRGIDLSIGTVVGLSSVVTVSLVEPIGLPGALLAGLAVGAACGLVNGILVAVVRLQPIIATFATSFVWAGLALYVLPPSAASGVAAPRMPEGVVRGYRGDVLGVPNAALLILALALLWIVLKRTRLMRHIYAVGGDEQAAYASGVEVVRTQVATYVLGGLFAGLAAFATLANSGSGDALAGGGLTLASVAALVIGGTRLSGGAGGAGGSLVGVLVLQLLNTIVVSLRPPTNARQLIDGLLVIGALALAGLWSERRRGR; this is translated from the coding sequence ATGAGCGAGCCGTCCGCGACCCCGACGACCCGCAGCGAGCCGCCGCACCGAGCGCTTCCGGCGCGAGGCGTCGAGTGGTTGCTGCAGGGCCGCCTGCCCACGGCGACCGCGTTCGTGCTGCTGGCGATCACGCTGGGCGTGAACCTCGTGGTCAGCCCCAACTTCCTCACCGCGTTCAACCTGCGGTCGGTGTTCGCGAGCGCCGTGCCGTTGGCTGCGGTCGCCGTCGGACAGACCATCATCGTCCTCGGTCGTGGCATCGACCTGTCCATCGGCACGGTCGTCGGGCTGTCCAGCGTCGTCACGGTCTCGCTCGTCGAGCCGATCGGGCTCCCCGGCGCCCTGCTCGCCGGTCTCGCCGTCGGCGCCGCGTGCGGGCTCGTCAACGGGATCCTGGTGGCGGTGGTGCGGCTCCAACCCATCATCGCCACCTTCGCCACCAGCTTCGTCTGGGCGGGCCTGGCCCTGTATGTCCTCCCGCCGTCCGCGGCGTCCGGCGTCGCGGCTCCGCGGATGCCCGAAGGCGTCGTGCGCGGCTATCGCGGCGACGTGCTCGGCGTTCCCAACGCCGCCCTGTTGATCCTCGCGCTCGCGCTCCTCTGGATCGTGCTCAAGCGCACCCGGCTGATGCGCCACATCTACGCCGTCGGCGGCGACGAGCAGGCCGCCTACGCCAGCGGGGTCGAGGTGGTGCGCACGCAGGTCGCGACGTACGTCCTCGGTGGGCTCTTCGCCGGCCTGGCGGCGTTCGCGACCCTGGCCAACAGCGGCTCGGGTGACGCGCTGGCCGGTGGGGGCCTCACCCTCGCCTCGGTCGCGGCGCTGGTCATCGGTGGCACGCGGCTCTCCGGGGGAGCGGGCGGGGCGGGCGGCTCGCTGGTCGGGGTCCTCGTCCTGCAGTTGCTCAACACCATCGTCGTCTCCCTGCGCCCGCCGACGAACGCGCGCCAGTTGATCGACGGTCTGCTCGTGATCGGTGCACTCGCGCTGGCCGGGTTGTGGTCCGAGCGGAGGAGGGGCCGATGA
- a CDS encoding sugar ABC transporter ATP-binding protein, whose amino-acid sequence MSFLELRDVHKRYGGVLALRGAELAADRGEVHALLGANGSGKSTLNKVLTGVVAPDRATISLDGEPLRIAGPQEAYAHGIVAVYQELSLVPDLTVAANVALGAEATRAGFLRPRAVRQRALGVLDRFRDAFVDGRLPLDRPVRVLSPGEQQIVEIAKALARGPRVLILDEATASLYRAQVDVLFEVVRELRDDGVLVVFTSHRMGEIFEICDRATVLRNGVTAGSVELATTTDAQLVELMVGSAQGAVEQVRDRAGTDGPTTREVGARPVVLAVDELQTAGLHGVSLELHAGEVLGLGGLQGQGQSELLAALFGAVRHRGGHIRLDGDPLRLHRPAQAVRAGIAFVPGNRGREGLFSVRSIAENLTLPTARTRALGRGLLSPRRERAAAAGAVERLRIKIGSLDDPVATLSGGNQQKVVVGKWLVDQPRVVLLDDPTKGIDVGAKQELYEVIATLTTQGVSVLLNSSDDEELLGLSDRVLVLFEGRVVAELPREELTRDRLVTASLHVAPAAMTSDGQERR is encoded by the coding sequence GTGTCCTTCCTCGAACTGCGCGACGTGCACAAACGCTACGGCGGTGTGCTCGCGCTGCGTGGTGCCGAGCTCGCCGCCGACCGCGGCGAGGTGCATGCGCTGCTGGGCGCGAACGGTTCCGGGAAGAGCACGCTCAACAAGGTCCTCACCGGTGTCGTGGCCCCCGACCGCGCCACCATCTCCCTCGACGGCGAACCGCTGCGGATCGCCGGCCCCCAGGAGGCGTACGCCCACGGCATCGTGGCGGTCTACCAGGAGCTGAGCCTGGTCCCCGATCTCACCGTCGCGGCCAACGTCGCGCTCGGCGCCGAAGCGACCCGGGCCGGTTTCCTGCGCCCGCGGGCGGTGCGTCAGCGGGCGCTGGGGGTGCTCGACCGCTTTCGCGACGCGTTCGTCGACGGACGCCTGCCGCTGGACCGTCCCGTCCGGGTGCTCTCGCCCGGCGAGCAGCAGATCGTCGAGATCGCCAAGGCACTGGCCCGAGGGCCGCGCGTGCTCATCCTCGACGAGGCGACGGCGTCGCTGTACCGGGCCCAGGTCGACGTCCTGTTCGAGGTGGTGCGGGAACTGCGCGACGACGGGGTCCTGGTCGTGTTCACCTCGCACCGCATGGGCGAGATCTTCGAGATCTGCGACCGTGCCACGGTGCTGCGCAACGGCGTGACCGCCGGCAGCGTCGAGCTGGCCACGACCACCGACGCGCAGCTGGTCGAGCTCATGGTGGGCAGCGCCCAGGGCGCGGTCGAGCAGGTCAGGGACCGCGCGGGGACCGACGGTCCGACGACCCGTGAGGTCGGCGCGCGACCGGTCGTGCTGGCCGTCGACGAGCTGCAGACGGCCGGACTGCACGGCGTCTCCCTCGAACTGCACGCCGGCGAGGTGCTCGGCCTGGGGGGCCTGCAGGGCCAGGGACAGTCGGAGCTCCTCGCCGCTCTCTTCGGCGCCGTCCGCCACCGCGGCGGGCACATCCGCCTCGACGGCGACCCGCTGCGTCTCCATCGACCGGCGCAAGCCGTCCGAGCCGGCATCGCATTCGTCCCGGGCAACCGCGGCCGCGAGGGCCTGTTCAGCGTGCGGTCGATCGCGGAGAACCTCACCCTGCCGACCGCCCGCACCCGAGCGCTGGGTCGTGGTCTGCTCTCGCCGCGACGCGAGCGCGCGGCGGCCGCGGGCGCGGTCGAACGCCTGCGTATCAAGATCGGATCCCTCGACGATCCCGTCGCGACCCTCTCGGGCGGGAACCAGCAGAAGGTCGTCGTCGGCAAGTGGCTCGTCGATCAGCCGAGGGTCGTGCTGCTCGACGACCCGACCAAGGGCATCGACGTCGGCGCGAAGCAGGAGCTCTACGAAGTCATCGCGACCCTGACGACGCAGGGGGTCAGCGTGCTGCTCAACTCGAGCGACGACGAGGAACTGCTCGGGCTCAGTGACCGGGTGCTGGTGCTGTTCGAGGGCCGGGTGGTCGCCGAGCTGCCGCGAGAGGAGCTCACCCGGGACCGCCTGGTGACGGCCTCGCTGCACGTGGCTCCGGCAGCGATGACCTCGGACGGGCAGGAGCGCCGATGA
- a CDS encoding substrate-binding domain-containing protein, with the protein MVALAALFALVLTGCGGGGDQTDGEPTAGDDTEDPGTTDGDAGEGGDAGPFTIGVSNGFTGSEWRTQMLANIEAAFEEYEEQGLVDELIIESADVDVDGQIQQIRNLVNAGVDAIIINPNSPDALNAAFDEAAEAGVRIYAIDQAVTAESVTNVVIDQNEWAKISARWLAEQVGEGGRVVGVNGIAGHPANEARWSGATEVLEEAGVEIVTQANANWSQSEGATVMADLLAQYGDDIDGVWAQDGVAEGVLRALVDADRLDLVTTGEARAGYMRLWQEHDVDTIGVVNPPGVGVTALRIAMRELQGGQLDESQLTDGNTILLPMPDSVTNAELEEWLAEVEDQPDGYSVDVMLSDDEVATYFQ; encoded by the coding sequence GTGGTCGCGCTCGCGGCCCTGTTCGCGCTCGTGCTGACGGGCTGCGGGGGCGGTGGCGACCAGACGGACGGCGAACCGACCGCCGGAGACGACACCGAGGATCCGGGGACGACGGACGGCGACGCCGGTGAAGGCGGCGACGCCGGCCCGTTCACGATCGGCGTCTCCAACGGATTCACCGGATCGGAGTGGCGGACCCAGATGCTGGCCAACATCGAGGCCGCGTTCGAGGAGTACGAGGAGCAGGGCCTCGTCGACGAGTTGATCATCGAGTCCGCCGACGTGGACGTCGACGGGCAGATCCAGCAGATCCGCAACCTGGTCAACGCGGGCGTCGACGCCATCATCATCAACCCGAACTCGCCGGATGCCCTCAATGCCGCCTTCGACGAGGCGGCCGAGGCCGGGGTCAGGATCTACGCGATCGACCAGGCCGTCACGGCCGAGAGTGTCACCAACGTCGTCATCGACCAGAACGAGTGGGCCAAGATCTCGGCGCGCTGGCTCGCGGAGCAGGTCGGCGAGGGCGGTCGGGTCGTCGGGGTCAACGGCATCGCCGGCCACCCGGCCAACGAGGCGCGCTGGAGCGGTGCGACCGAGGTGCTCGAGGAGGCCGGGGTCGAGATCGTGACCCAGGCCAACGCGAACTGGAGCCAGAGCGAAGGGGCGACCGTGATGGCCGACCTGCTCGCGCAGTACGGCGACGACATCGACGGCGTCTGGGCGCAGGACGGTGTGGCCGAGGGTGTCCTGCGGGCGCTCGTCGACGCGGACCGCCTCGACCTGGTCACCACCGGTGAGGCGCGTGCCGGCTACATGCGCCTCTGGCAGGAACACGACGTCGACACCATCGGCGTCGTGAACCCGCCCGGCGTCGGCGTGACCGCGTTGCGCATCGCCATGCGGGAGCTGCAGGGCGGCCAGCTCGACGAGAGCCAGCTGACCGACGGCAACACCATCCTGCTGCCGATGCCCGACAGCGTCACCAACGCCGAACTCGAGGAGTGGCTCGCCGAGGTCGAGGACCAGCCGGACGGCTACTCCGTCGACGTCATGCTGTCCGACGACGAGGTCGCGACCTACTTCCAGTAG
- a CDS encoding ROK family protein, giving the protein MGEVVALPDGVQAGSPGHLLTLLRAGSASTRPQLAAITGLARSTVAQRVDALLATGLVIEDGATASTGGRPATRLRFRPDAGLVLVGDLGATHARVGVTDLAGAVLAEVAEDVDIAAGPGAVLDWLGAHFADLLSSIGRSADEVRGVGIGVPGPVEHDSGRPVSPPIMPGWDAYPIPEHFAERFPGAPVLVDNDVNIMALGEYWTSFRRSVDDLLFIKVGTGIGCGIVASGRIHRGAQGAAGDLGHVQVPGYEDAVCRCGNVACVEAIAGGQALADRLRAAGHDTRNARAVVELVAAGDRDAIRMVRDAGRTLGHVLAAAVNFFNPAVIVIGGDVANAHEPLLAGIREVVYQRSLPLATRHLRVVHSQLGDGAGIRGASAMVVEHLLAPATVDELVTTAAADRAAN; this is encoded by the coding sequence ATGGGAGAAGTGGTCGCGTTGCCGGACGGGGTGCAGGCGGGTTCGCCGGGCCACCTGCTGACGCTGTTGCGCGCCGGTTCAGCCTCGACACGTCCCCAGCTCGCAGCCATTACCGGTCTGGCGCGCAGCACGGTCGCCCAGCGCGTCGATGCGCTGCTCGCCACCGGCCTGGTCATCGAGGACGGGGCCACGGCTTCGACGGGTGGGCGGCCCGCCACCCGCCTGCGCTTCCGGCCCGACGCAGGGCTGGTCCTGGTGGGAGACCTCGGGGCGACCCACGCGCGGGTCGGGGTCACCGACCTCGCCGGCGCCGTCCTGGCTGAGGTGGCCGAGGACGTCGACATCGCCGCCGGCCCGGGCGCGGTGCTCGACTGGCTCGGCGCGCACTTCGCCGACCTGTTGTCCTCGATCGGACGCTCCGCCGACGAGGTCCGCGGTGTGGGGATCGGCGTGCCCGGGCCGGTGGAACACGACTCCGGACGTCCGGTCTCGCCGCCGATCATGCCGGGCTGGGACGCCTATCCCATCCCCGAGCACTTCGCGGAGCGGTTCCCCGGTGCGCCGGTGCTGGTGGACAACGACGTCAACATCATGGCCCTCGGTGAGTACTGGACCTCGTTCCGCCGCTCGGTCGACGACCTGCTGTTCATCAAGGTCGGGACGGGTATCGGCTGCGGGATCGTCGCGTCGGGGCGCATCCACCGCGGTGCGCAGGGAGCCGCCGGCGACCTCGGGCACGTGCAGGTACCGGGCTACGAGGACGCGGTCTGCCGTTGCGGCAACGTCGCCTGCGTCGAGGCGATCGCGGGTGGGCAGGCATTGGCCGACCGATTGCGCGCCGCCGGCCACGACACGCGAAACGCACGCGCCGTCGTCGAGCTGGTCGCCGCCGGCGACCGCGACGCCATCCGGATGGTCCGCGACGCGGGCCGGACCTTGGGCCACGTGCTGGCGGCCGCGGTGAACTTCTTCAACCCGGCGGTCATCGTCATCGGTGGCGACGTCGCGAACGCCCACGAGCCGCTGCTCGCCGGCATCCGCGAGGTCGTCTACCAGCGCTCGCTGCCCCTGGCCACGCGCCACCTGCGGGTCGTGCACTCGCAGCTCGGCGACGGCGCCGGCATCCGTGGCGCCAGCGCGATGGTGGTCGAACACCTGCTCGCGCCCGCCACGGTGGACGAACTCGTGACCACGGCCGCGGCGGACCGCGCCGCGAACTGA
- a CDS encoding YbhB/YbcL family Raf kinase inhibitor-like protein: MGLNIQDLAISSPEFDHLGRLADRHANDGGNEQPALRIDGVPEGTVELAVICHDPDAPLPDGFTHWVLYGIPADTGELAPGADDRFRPGTNDFGAPGYGGPQPPAGHGPHHYYFWVYALSRRVDGAPSRREFLDAYGDAIIEQNRVVGVYEN; the protein is encoded by the coding sequence GTGGGACTCAACATCCAGGACCTCGCCATCTCGAGCCCCGAGTTCGACCACCTGGGCCGACTCGCGGACCGACACGCCAACGACGGGGGCAACGAACAGCCGGCGTTGCGCATCGACGGTGTGCCCGAGGGCACGGTCGAGCTCGCCGTGATCTGCCACGACCCCGACGCGCCGCTGCCCGACGGCTTCACGCACTGGGTGCTGTACGGCATCCCCGCCGACACCGGCGAGCTGGCGCCGGGAGCCGACGACCGGTTCCGGCCCGGGACCAACGACTTCGGCGCCCCGGGGTACGGCGGCCCGCAGCCCCCGGCGGGCCACGGGCCGCACCACTACTACTTCTGGGTGTACGCGCTCTCGCGCCGCGTCGATGGTGCGCCGAGCCGTCGTGAATTCCTCGACGCCTACGGCGATGCGATCATCGAACAGAACCGGGTCGTCGGCGTCTACGAGAACTAG
- a CDS encoding Mut7-C RNAse domain-containing protein: protein MHVGRVVVRCYATLLALAGEPEQQVPIGSTRSVKDVVESIGVPHVEVGLLVVDGVAVGFDHLLHGGERVAVYPPFTALPPAGGLDLFPEPPDPRRFVLDVHLGTLARRLRWLGFDTWWSNDADDDELAVVAVTQRRILLSRDRGLLMRRAVVHGYCPRSDDPELQLLEVAERYRLAPRLAPGTRCIRCNGALVEVTKGAVADRLPPRVREGQDEFRRCEDCDQVYWPGTHHDPLQRVTCRAQGRRPTDGFPPAPR, encoded by the coding sequence GTGCACGTCGGCCGGGTGGTGGTCCGCTGCTATGCCACCCTGCTCGCACTGGCCGGCGAGCCCGAACAACAGGTCCCGATCGGCTCGACGCGCTCCGTCAAGGACGTCGTCGAGTCGATCGGCGTCCCCCACGTCGAGGTGGGACTGCTCGTCGTGGACGGCGTCGCCGTCGGCTTCGACCACCTGCTCCACGGTGGCGAACGAGTTGCCGTCTATCCCCCGTTCACCGCGTTGCCGCCCGCGGGTGGCCTCGACCTGTTCCCCGAACCGCCGGATCCACGCCGCTTCGTCCTCGACGTCCATCTCGGCACGCTCGCCCGCCGGCTGCGCTGGCTCGGCTTCGACACCTGGTGGTCCAACGACGCCGACGACGACGAGCTCGCCGTCGTTGCCGTGACGCAACGACGCATCCTCCTCAGCCGCGACCGCGGCCTGCTCATGCGCCGTGCCGTCGTCCACGGGTACTGCCCCCGGTCGGACGACCCGGAGCTGCAGTTGCTGGAGGTCGCCGAGCGTTACCGCCTCGCACCCCGGCTGGCTCCGGGCACGCGCTGCATCCGGTGCAACGGCGCCCTGGTCGAGGTGACCAAGGGCGCCGTCGCCGACCGACTCCCGCCACGCGTACGCGAGGGCCAGGACGAGTTCCGCCGTTGCGAGGACTGCGACCAGGTGTACTGGCCCGGCACCCACCACGACCCGCTGCAGCGCGTGACCTGCCGCGCCCAGGGCCGTCGGCCCACGGACGGGTTCCCACCCGCCCCCCGATAG
- a CDS encoding RNB domain-containing ribonuclease produces MQVRARFRPHPRGFGFLTLVAGDGATPIEVTGNQADGTPRTVDSAFVPPPVASAFLADDLVDATITFDEKGAGVETMTLVERVRRMLVGRVQQGPGRLVLEPDPAIGSGWVRLDPALAQRLQTQVGRQVVLLAVDGEDGAPLGKALVAGPHVTGSPQAVRAAAVVVALGRAAPSLVPGGPAAAGLDPVQAAATHTRVVGLLAGGGRGGAEGLAVDGPIPGADLPATDRTDEACITIDDAGARDLDDAISATWAGGEAPVAIAVHIADAAGTVGIDSPADRYARTVASSAYLASGANAPMLDPALSEEALSLLPDVDRRVVSIRFEVNPDGRLGQPSLELAVIRSRAKLTYAAAEAWLQGDREPVHQIAGDQADVVGPVLTAVIEAARRLGVERDTRATFEDLFAPAEVTPAVVDGKLTTVEAEPHADAYRLVERLMVAANEGVAGWLVDGGVPALYRAHVGVDPERRERLRAAAELAGASVPALEDGTEDADAVVAQVLAEVDRLAAEGREEERDLLVAAATGATARATYEPDPSSHVGLASAAYCHFTSPIRRYADLTVHRQVRARLAGETPPLTVEDLRGLAGWLDARAGAINFLQARERGDLWSRLLDRGFLDRPETAVVTGVTTNGLRIRLPRLGLGGFVTAERALDLPARERGHLEVDEHGLATTSGPWRMGTRIQVRFVGLDDTGRANWRL; encoded by the coding sequence GTGCAGGTCCGTGCCCGCTTCCGTCCCCATCCGCGAGGCTTCGGCTTCCTGACCCTCGTCGCCGGCGATGGCGCGACGCCGATCGAGGTCACCGGCAACCAGGCCGACGGCACGCCGCGCACGGTGGACTCGGCGTTCGTCCCGCCTCCGGTCGCCTCGGCGTTCCTGGCCGACGACCTCGTCGATGCCACGATCACCTTCGACGAGAAGGGCGCGGGCGTCGAGACCATGACGCTCGTCGAGCGCGTGCGCCGGATGCTGGTCGGCCGGGTGCAGCAGGGACCCGGCCGGCTCGTGCTCGAGCCCGACCCGGCGATCGGCAGCGGCTGGGTCCGGCTCGACCCGGCCCTCGCCCAGCGGCTGCAGACCCAGGTCGGCCGCCAGGTCGTGCTCCTCGCCGTGGACGGCGAGGACGGCGCGCCACTCGGCAAGGCACTCGTCGCCGGCCCCCACGTCACCGGCTCACCGCAGGCCGTACGCGCCGCGGCGGTGGTCGTGGCGCTCGGACGCGCGGCACCGTCGTTGGTCCCCGGCGGGCCCGCCGCCGCGGGGCTGGACCCCGTGCAGGCCGCCGCCACCCACACCCGGGTCGTCGGACTGCTCGCCGGCGGCGGTCGCGGCGGCGCCGAAGGCCTCGCCGTCGACGGGCCGATCCCCGGAGCCGACCTGCCGGCGACCGACCGCACCGACGAGGCGTGCATCACCATCGACGACGCGGGCGCACGCGATCTCGACGATGCGATCTCGGCCACCTGGGCGGGCGGTGAGGCGCCGGTGGCCATCGCCGTCCACATCGCGGATGCGGCCGGCACGGTCGGTATCGATTCCCCCGCGGACCGGTACGCCCGCACGGTGGCGTCCAGCGCCTATCTCGCGTCGGGCGCCAACGCCCCGATGCTGGACCCGGCGTTGTCCGAGGAAGCGCTCTCGCTGCTTCCTGACGTCGACCGCCGCGTCGTCTCCATCCGATTCGAGGTGAACCCCGACGGCCGCCTCGGACAACCGTCGCTCGAGCTGGCGGTCATCCGCTCACGCGCGAAGTTGACCTACGCCGCCGCCGAGGCGTGGCTGCAGGGCGACCGCGAACCGGTCCACCAGATCGCCGGCGACCAGGCCGACGTTGTCGGGCCGGTGCTCACCGCGGTGATCGAGGCCGCACGCCGCCTCGGGGTCGAACGCGACACCCGCGCCACCTTCGAGGACCTGTTCGCACCCGCCGAGGTCACCCCGGCCGTCGTCGACGGCAAGCTCACCACGGTCGAGGCCGAACCCCACGCGGACGCCTACCGGCTCGTCGAACGGCTCATGGTCGCGGCCAACGAGGGCGTCGCCGGCTGGCTGGTGGACGGCGGAGTACCGGCGCTGTACCGGGCCCACGTCGGTGTCGACCCCGAACGGCGTGAACGCCTGCGCGCGGCCGCGGAGCTCGCCGGCGCCTCGGTCCCGGCGCTCGAGGACGGCACCGAGGACGCCGACGCGGTGGTCGCCCAGGTCCTGGCCGAGGTGGATCGCCTGGCAGCCGAGGGCCGCGAGGAGGAGCGCGACCTGCTGGTCGCGGCGGCCACCGGCGCGACGGCGCGCGCGACCTACGAGCCCGATCCCTCGTCGCACGTCGGTCTCGCCTCGGCCGCCTACTGCCACTTCACCTCCCCGATCCGTCGCTATGCCGACCTGACCGTCCACCGGCAGGTCCGCGCGCGACTGGCCGGCGAGACGCCCCCGCTCACCGTCGAGGACCTGCGGGGGCTGGCCGGCTGGCTCGACGCGCGTGCCGGGGCGATCAACTTCCTGCAGGCCCGCGAGCGCGGTGACCTGTGGTCGCGACTGCTCGACCGTGGCTTCCTCGACCGTCCCGAGACCGCCGTCGTCACCGGTGTGACCACCAACGGGCTCAGGATCCGCCTGCCGCGCCTGGGACTCGGAGGGTTCGTGACCGCCGAGCGGGCCCTGGACCTGCCCGCCCGCGAACGGGGCCACCTCGAGGTGGACGAGCACGGACTGGCCACCACGTCGGGGCCGTGGCGGATGGGGACCCGCATCCAGGTCCGCTTCGTCGGACTCGACGACACCGGCCGCGCCAACTGGAGGCTGTGA